One stretch of Harmonia axyridis chromosome 1, icHarAxyr1.1, whole genome shotgun sequence DNA includes these proteins:
- the LOC123671061 gene encoding 60S ribosomal protein L10a yields MSSKVSRDTLYECVQAVLDKSKEKKRNFLETVEIQIGLKNYDPQKDKRFSGTVKLKNIPRPKMQVCILGDQQHCDEAKANNVPFMDVEALKKLNKNKKLVKKLAKKYDAFLASEALIKQIPRLLGPGLNKAGKFPGLLSHQESMTQKIDEVKATIKFQMKKVLCLSVAVGHVDMTTDELVQNVHLSVNFLVSLLKKHWQNVRSLHVKSSMGPPQRLY; encoded by the exons ATGTC GTCGAAAGTATCCCGTGATACCTTGTACGAATGCGTACAAGCTGTTTTGGACAAATCGAAGGAAAAGAAGAGGAACTTTTTGGAAACTGTTGAAATCCAAATCGGTCTGAAGAACTATGACCCCCAGAAGGACAAACGTTTCAGTGGTACCGTCAA GCTTAAGAACATCCCAAGACCAAAAATGCAAGTCTGTATATTGGGAGACCAGCAACATTGTGATGAAGCAAAAGCCAACAATGTTCCTTTCAtggatgttgaagctttgaaaaaaCTCAACAAGAACAAAAAACTCGTTAAAAAGTTGGCAAAGAAGTACGATGCTTTCTTGGCTTCCGAAGCCTTGATCAAACAGATTCCCAGACTTTTGGGTCCCGGTTTGAACAAAGCCGGTAAGTTCCCTGGTCTGTTGTCTCATCAGGAATCTATGACACAGAAAATTGATGAGGTTAAAGCAACCATCAAGTTCCAGATGAAGAAG GTCTTGTGCCTTTCTGTTGCTGTTGGACACGTTGATATGACAACTGATGAGTTGGTGCAGAATGTCCATTTGTCCGTCAACTTCTTGGTTTCACTTTTGAAGAAACATTGGCAAAACGTCAGGTCTCTTCATGTGAAATCATCCATGGGACCACCACAAAGATTATATTAG
- the LOC123671059 gene encoding zinc finger protein 830 — MSTSSSKKKFSQQELRKYMQQQRSREKQLIPVKKIDSPLAKYNELGQLTCVLCKTIVRSEAVWNVHINAKLHKDNVEIAKKLKERTNNFTTPLKRPLTPPHEVPTKRPKSILKNSTNSSKVEETRKSEQQSEVQTKSGLPADFFDSSAKNKSINVEKYPRTKLETEDEPMDQTPQESSETLPEGFFDDPKLDAKARNIEYKDPVQEEWERFQKEIKDAEGESAAIIAEDQEEATVERQIDEIDEQIKNFSKVITWEKKRVEVAALVDEAKNNEVTVDEEEIEEFDEYFDWRTKNPYR; from the exons ATGTCAACATcttcaagcaaaaaaaaattttctcaacAGGAACTCAGAAAATATATGCAGCAGCAAAGAAGCAGAGAAAAACAGTTAATTCCTGTTAAGAAAATTGATTCACCTTTAGCAAA ATATAACGAGCTTGGACAGCTTACCTGTGTGTTGTGCAAAACTATTGTTCGATCTGAAGCTGTTTGGAATGTACATATAAATGCCAAGCTTCATAAGGATAATGTAGAAATAGCCAAGAAATTAAAGGAAAGAACCAACAACTTCACTACTCCACTGAAAAGGCCACTAACTCCACCTCATGAAGTTCCAACAAAAAGGCCCAAAAGCATCCTTAAAAATAGCACAAATTCATCCAAAGTAGAAGAAACCAGGAAAAGTGAACAACAGAGTGAAGTACAGACAAAATCTGGATTACCAGCAGATTTTTTTGATTCGTCAGCAAAAAATAAATCTattaatgttgaaaaatatcCCAGAACAAAATTGGAAACTGAGGATGAGCCAATGGATCAAACACCTCAGGAATCAAGTGAAACCTTACCTGAAGGTTTCTTTGATGATCCAAAATTAGATGCCAAG GCTCGAAATATTGAGTATAAAGATCCAGTTCAGGAAGAATGGGAACGATTTCAGAAGGAAATAAAAGATGCTGAGGGAGAAAGTGCTGCAATAATAGCAGAAGATCAAGAAGAAGCAACAGTTGAAAGGCAAATAGATGAAATTGATGAgcagattaaaaatttttcgaa GGTTATTACCTGGGAAAAGAAAAGAGTTGAAGTAGCTGCATTAGTTGATGAAGCCAAAAATAATGAAGTCACAGTAgatgaagaagaaattgaagaattcgatgaatattttgattGGAGAACGAAAAATCCATATAGATAA
- the LOC123671062 gene encoding WD repeat-containing protein 61 gives MYSVLLKKETAHEESIWCCTWGRRKSEKKKKADEGGDDEKSRDSIASDDGGHTDYIVTGGVDDLVNVWQLKDDNLKLHHKLEGHSLGVVSVAISNSGKLCASSSLDSSMRIWDLERGEKIANVECGPVDLWTVTFSPDDKYIISGSHAGKITLYSVETAKAEQTFVSREIFILSIAYSPDGKYIAIGAIDGIIEIFDVANSKWCYTLEGHAMPVRTLCFSPDSQVLLTGSDDGHMKLYDVQHATVVGTLSGHGSWVLSVAFSPDGKHFVSGSADKTVKVWDASTKQCIHTFAEHNDQVWGVKFSPDSSKIVSVSEDRTMIIYSCPV, from the exons ATG TATTCCgttcttttgaaaaaagaaactgCACATGAGGAAAGTATATGGTGCTGTACATGGGGCAGGAGGAaaagtgaaaagaaaaaaaaagccgATGAAGGAGGAGATGATGAAAAATCCAG GGATTCAATAGCATCGGATGATGGAGGACACACTGATTACATTGTTACAGGAGGGGTTGATGATTTAGTTAACGTTTGGCAATTGAAAGACGACAACCTAAAACTACATCATAAATTGGAGGGTCATTCTTTGGGAGTTGTTTCAGTGGCCATAAGTAATAGTGGAAAAT tatGTGCCTCAAGTTCATTAGACTCCAGTATGAGAATTTGGGATTTAGAGAGAggagaaaaaattgcaaatGTAGAATGTGGACCTGTCGATTTATGGACTGTCACATTCAGTCCAGACGATAAGTATATAATTTCTGGATCACACGCAGGCAAGATCACTTTATACAGTGTGGAAACAGCAAAAGCAGAACAAACCTTTGTATCaagagaaatatttattttgagtaTAGCATAT agtCCAGACGGCAAGTATATAGCCATCGGAGCCATAGATGGAATCATAGAAATATTCGATGTAGCAAACAGCAAATGGTGTTACACTTTGGAAGGTCATGCTATGCCAGTCAGAACACTCTGTTTTTCTCCTGACTCTCAAGTGCTCCTAACAGGTTCTGATGATGGACACATGAAACTATATGATGTTCAACATGCCACAGTTGTCGGAACACTTTCAGGTCATGGATCGTGGGTACTGAGTGTGGCTTTTTCTCCAGATGGCAAACATTTTGTCTCGGGTAGTGCTGATAAGACCGTGAAAGTTTGGGACGCCAGTACCAAGCAGTGCATTCATACTTTCGCAGAACACAACGATCAA gtttGGGGGGTAAAGTTCAGTCCAGACAGCAGCAAAATAGTATCAGTCTCAGAAGATAGAACAATGATCATCTACAGTTGTCCTGTATGA